The proteins below come from a single Iocasia fonsfrigidae genomic window:
- a CDS encoding ribokinase, translated as MSKPNILVVGSINMDLMIYGVPKIPKYGETVFCDNYSYVPGGKGANQALAVALQGANSTMVGRVGNDENGHIIKRELENSGVNTDYIIVDKKTQTGLDPILVNNTGKYVSYVVLGGNNCLQPVDLENALKDNEYDMLIMQLEMPLEMVYKTYELATKRKIPVFLDAGPATTISFERLKGIYIISPNEAETEALTGITIDTEKRARKAARLLYEEIQAVYVILKMGSRGVLLYDGKEAKMIPAFKINAIDSTGAGDTFGATLAVQLCKGVEINKAIVISQAAAGICVSRKGAQPSIPSEKEVNDYLQKHNPDFERSIL; from the coding sequence ATGAGCAAACCCAATATTTTGGTGGTTGGTAGTATAAATATGGATTTAATGATTTATGGAGTGCCTAAAATTCCTAAATATGGCGAAACAGTTTTTTGTGATAATTATTCCTATGTTCCAGGAGGGAAAGGAGCTAATCAGGCATTAGCAGTAGCACTACAAGGGGCAAATTCAACAATGGTTGGAAGAGTTGGAAATGATGAAAATGGCCATATAATTAAACGAGAGCTTGAAAATTCTGGTGTTAATACAGATTATATTATTGTGGATAAGAAAACACAGACTGGGCTTGATCCTATTCTTGTTAATAATACAGGGAAATATGTTTCATATGTAGTATTAGGAGGTAATAACTGTTTACAACCTGTAGATCTTGAAAATGCGTTAAAAGATAATGAATATGATATGCTTATTATGCAACTGGAAATGCCCCTGGAAATGGTGTATAAAACCTATGAGCTAGCAACTAAAAGGAAGATTCCTGTATTTCTTGATGCTGGTCCAGCTACGACTATTTCGTTTGAACGCTTAAAGGGAATATATATAATATCACCAAATGAAGCAGAAACCGAGGCTTTAACGGGCATTACTATTGATACAGAGAAACGGGCAAGGAAAGCTGCAAGATTGTTGTATGAAGAAATACAAGCGGTCTATGTTATTTTAAAGATGGGAAGTAGGGGTGTATTATTATATGATGGAAAGGAAGCCAAAATGATTCCTGCTTTTAAAATAAATGCTATTGATTCAACAGGAGCTGGAGATACATTTGGTGCAACCCTTGCTGTACAGTTGTGTAAAGGGGTAGAGATTAACAAGGCAATTGTTATTTCTCAAGCTGCAGCAGGAATTTGTGTATCACGAAAAGGTGCACAACCGTCAATTCCATCAGAAAAAGAGGTTAACGACTATTTACAAAAGCATAATCCTGATTTTGAAAGGAGTATATTATGA
- the hxlA gene encoding 3-hexulose-6-phosphate synthase, whose amino-acid sequence MKLQIALDTVSMQQAVNIIKKVHKYIDIVEVGTPMIIDFGMEAVKIIKKTFPDILVLADTKIMDAGEYEAKMVFEAKADIVTVMGITHVETILGVVKAASEVNKMVLADMMCVKNLEERAKRLVEIGVDYICVHTAVDVQATENPYDELARIQKTVGSKRCAIAGGITIDSINKVVDYKPEIVIVGGGITGQKNKKEVAATFRQKLDIYG is encoded by the coding sequence TTGAAATTACAGATTGCTTTAGATACAGTAAGTATGCAACAGGCAGTTAATATTATTAAAAAAGTACATAAATATATAGACATTGTAGAAGTTGGGACTCCCATGATTATTGATTTTGGCATGGAGGCAGTAAAAATAATTAAAAAAACATTTCCAGATATTTTAGTACTTGCAGATACCAAAATTATGGATGCAGGGGAATATGAGGCTAAAATGGTTTTTGAGGCAAAAGCAGATATAGTAACAGTTATGGGGATTACACATGTTGAAACAATTTTAGGTGTAGTTAAAGCAGCAAGTGAGGTAAATAAGATGGTCTTGGCAGATATGATGTGTGTGAAAAACCTGGAAGAAAGAGCAAAAAGGCTAGTTGAAATTGGTGTAGATTATATATGTGTCCATACTGCAGTAGATGTGCAGGCAACAGAAAATCCCTACGATGAATTGGCTAGAATTCAAAAAACAGTTGGTTCTAAACGTTGTGCTATTGCTGGAGGAATTACTATTGATTCTATAAACAAAGTAGTTGATTATAAACCAGAGATAGTTATAGTCGGCGGTGGAATTACAGGTCAAAAGAATAAGAAAGAAGTAGCAGCAACATTTAGACAAAAACTAGATATTTATGGATAG
- the hxlB gene encoding 6-phospho-3-hexuloisomerase, whose product MVNIDTYLKNCDIILRECNLALHGVNSKAVLQYIDMLLEADKVFFVGVGRVLLSLEAIAKRYAHLGINMFIVGQITEPAITEKDILVVGSGSGETFFPVGIARKAKNYGAKIVHIGSNPKSSLKEFTDLFIRIPVYSKINRADEVSSNQPMTSLFEQSLLLFGDVTAMMIIEEKEIELDKLWNYHANLE is encoded by the coding sequence ATGGTCAATATAGATACATATTTAAAAAATTGTGATATTATATTGCGTGAATGTAATCTGGCTTTACATGGGGTTAACTCAAAAGCAGTACTACAGTATATAGATATGCTTTTGGAGGCTGATAAGGTATTTTTTGTTGGTGTAGGAAGAGTCCTTCTATCTTTAGAAGCTATTGCTAAAAGATATGCTCATTTAGGAATTAATATGTTTATTGTAGGGCAAATAACAGAACCGGCTATTACCGAAAAAGATATACTTGTAGTTGGTTCTGGGAGTGGTGAAACATTTTTTCCGGTAGGGATTGCTAGAAAAGCAAAAAATTATGGAGCAAAAATTGTTCATATTGGTAGTAATCCAAAAAGTAGTTTGAAGGAATTTACTGATCTATTTATTAGAATTCCTGTATATAGTAAAATTAATAGAGCAGATGAGGTTTCATCAAATCAACCGATGACTTCACTTTTTGAGCAGTCACTTCTTTTATTTGGAGATGTAACGGCTATGATGATTATTGAAGAGAAGGAGATAGAACTGGATAAGCTCTGGAATTATCATGCTAATTTAGAATAA
- the rpe gene encoding ribulose-phosphate 3-epimerase, with translation MKSKISPSMMCTDLMNVEEEISVLEEVGVDYLHIDIMDNHFVPNITLSTDFINAVRNKTSVPLDIHLMINNPEKTFHLYKGCNKQDIICIHYEATKHVQRTLVMIKKLGARVGIALNPGTPICMIEDLLSDIDIVLVMTVNPGFAGQKVIPSTLDKIERLRKLLDQAGYTDIEIEVDGNVSFENAKIMREKGANIFVGGTSSIFNKDASISDNCKRLKKIVGY, from the coding sequence ATGAAAAGCAAAATATCTCCATCTATGATGTGTACGGATTTAATGAATGTTGAAGAAGAAATTAGTGTATTGGAAGAAGTGGGGGTGGATTATTTACATATTGATATTATGGATAATCATTTTGTACCTAATATTACTTTAAGTACTGATTTTATTAATGCAGTTAGAAATAAGACAAGTGTACCTCTCGATATTCATCTTATGATTAATAATCCAGAAAAGACTTTTCATCTTTATAAGGGCTGTAATAAACAAGATATTATTTGTATTCATTATGAAGCTACTAAGCATGTGCAAAGAACATTAGTAATGATTAAAAAATTAGGTGCTCGAGTTGGAATTGCTTTAAATCCTGGGACACCAATATGCATGATAGAAGATTTACTATCAGATATAGATATAGTGCTGGTTATGACTGTAAATCCAGGGTTTGCGGGTCAGAAAGTAATTCCATCTACACTAGATAAAATTGAGCGTCTGCGCAAATTGCTGGATCAAGCTGGTTATACTGATATAGAAATAGAGGTAGATGGAAATGTAAGTTTTGAAAATGCAAAAATAATGCGTGAAAAGGGTGCAAATATATTTGTGGGTGGAACATCTAGTATTTTTAATAAGGATGCATCTATTTCAGATAATTGTAAGCGGCTTAAAAAAATAGTTGGGTACTAA
- a CDS encoding ABC transporter permease has protein sequence MKRLDIGIKIPKQVEFYVFIIIIVLSVIIQAKSGLFFTNNNIMDLLRSMIVPSIYAICALLSFVSTGGPDVSFPLIAALSSHLATTITINIGYDGSIICVFLIAVFFGLLMGALNGWIIVKYKFPTLIVTLGTSSIFSGLLLGAFGAERIALPGVMMRFARASLLTVRNAETGLSSSLPFTFLILVFLYIVIYLVLNFTMVGRGVYAVGGDEISAQRAGFAVNKIIFGVLAVNGAVAAIAGVCYTVMSRRYLPTEFAGTEMTVIAAVILGGVRLTGGVGTLRGCILGTLLLTIVSNSLILIGVSVYWQKVFVGGIIIIGTAISAIQSRRAAKLSQEREADNYAVRKEIT, from the coding sequence GTGAAACGATTAGATATAGGTATAAAAATACCAAAACAGGTTGAATTTTATGTCTTTATTATTATAATTGTTTTATCAGTTATAATACAGGCTAAATCAGGTTTGTTTTTTACAAATAATAATATTATGGATTTATTACGTTCAATGATTGTACCTTCTATATATGCAATATGTGCCTTGCTTTCATTTGTCAGTACAGGTGGGCCGGATGTTTCTTTTCCTTTAATTGCTGCCTTAAGCAGTCATTTGGCTACTACAATAACTATTAATATTGGTTATGATGGTTCGATTATTTGTGTTTTTCTTATTGCAGTTTTCTTTGGCTTATTAATGGGTGCTCTTAATGGGTGGATTATCGTTAAATATAAGTTTCCGACTTTAATTGTCACTCTGGGGACCTCGTCTATTTTTAGTGGTCTTTTATTGGGTGCTTTTGGGGCGGAGCGTATTGCGTTGCCGGGAGTTATGATGAGGTTTGCAAGGGCATCTTTATTGACTGTTAGAAATGCAGAAACTGGATTGAGTTCAAGTTTACCATTTACATTTTTAATTCTAGTATTTTTATATATTGTTATATATCTAGTATTAAATTTTACAATGGTCGGCAGAGGGGTTTACGCAGTTGGTGGTGATGAAATATCTGCTCAACGAGCAGGCTTTGCTGTGAATAAGATTATTTTTGGTGTGCTTGCTGTTAATGGAGCTGTTGCTGCAATAGCAGGAGTTTGTTATACAGTTATGTCAAGGCGATATTTACCTACAGAATTTGCAGGTACAGAAATGACTGTTATTGCTGCTGTGATACTTGGTGGAGTTCGTTTGACTGGCGGTGTTGGGACCTTAAGAGGTTGTATTTTAGGAACATTGCTTCTTACTATTGTATCAAATAGTTTAATTTTGATAGGAGTTTCTGTTTATTGGCAAAAGGTATTTGTTGGGGGTATTATTATTATAGGTACAGCAATTTCAGCTATACAAAGTAGAAGAGCAGCAAAATTGTCACAGGAGAGGGAGGCGGATAATTATGCAGTTAGAAAAGAAATTACTTAA
- a CDS encoding ABC transporter permease, producing MQLEKKLLKKIEGNTQRLFVTLIFLLLIASVTKPDNFLKLGNFQSILKQMTEYGLMSLGVGICMISGGIDLSTVYIANLSGITAGLMMQKLIPAATDSGQFEYILLAILVSLLLGAVCGLFNGFLISYLHIPAMLATLGSYLLFMGIGIVVSGGSTVSGVPKIYTKLGNGLVFNLIPIPFAIFLIVVIVLTFIMSKTKFGIRVHLLGTNEKAAKFAGIRNKLIILKTYMISGIISAIAGLISLARLNSAKANFGSSYTMQTILIVVLGGVNPDGGFGNIPGIAVAVIILQMLSSYLNMFPNISNYYRDLIWGIALIAVLIINFTINKQKNKR from the coding sequence ATGCAGTTAGAAAAGAAATTACTTAAAAAGATAGAGGGAAACACACAGAGATTATTTGTTACATTAATTTTCCTTTTATTAATTGCTAGTGTAACAAAACCTGATAACTTTTTAAAATTAGGCAATTTCCAATCAATATTAAAACAGATGACTGAATATGGGTTAATGTCTTTAGGTGTTGGTATATGTATGATTTCTGGAGGAATCGATCTTTCTACAGTATATATTGCTAATTTAAGTGGTATTACTGCAGGACTAATGATGCAAAAGCTAATTCCTGCTGCTACAGATTCTGGTCAGTTTGAATATATACTTTTGGCGATATTAGTATCTCTTTTATTGGGAGCAGTCTGTGGTTTATTTAATGGATTTCTTATATCTTATTTGCATATTCCAGCTATGTTAGCTACCCTTGGTTCATATTTATTATTTATGGGTATTGGTATTGTTGTATCTGGTGGAAGCACTGTTAGCGGTGTTCCTAAAATATATACTAAATTAGGTAATGGCTTAGTTTTTAATCTAATTCCCATCCCTTTTGCTATATTTCTTATTGTTGTTATAGTATTGACTTTCATAATGAGCAAAACAAAATTTGGTATTCGAGTTCATCTACTTGGTACTAACGAAAAAGCGGCTAAATTTGCAGGAATTAGAAATAAATTGATAATATTAAAGACATATATGATTTCAGGAATTATTTCTGCAATAGCGGGACTAATTAGTTTAGCAAGATTAAATTCGGCCAAGGCTAATTTTGGAAGCAGCTATACAATGCAGACGATACTAATTGTTGTACTTGGCGGCGTTAATCCAGATGGTGGATTTGGTAATATTCCTGGTATAGCAGTTGCTGTAATAATATTACAAATGCTGTCTTCGTATTTAAACATGTTTCCTAATATAAGTAATTACTATAGGGATCTTATCTGGGGGATTGCTCTTATTGCAGTATTAATTATAAACTTTACAATTAATAAACAAAAAAATAAAAGATGA
- a CDS encoding sugar-binding transcriptional regulator, protein MQYLFRVQEKIVPELISVAEDRYTILRNIYYKQPIGRRSLAEKSLMSERAVRKQLEFLQRKGLISVSRAGAVITERGTDFLKELDKYIKEVKGIKILEENLKDCLGLKEVLIVPGNLEHSTIKQEIGRFTAQLVKNMLKDGDILVVTGGSTLAQVARSMRFNDKSMNVKVVPGRGGLGEEVEIQANTIASTIAKKIGGSYKLLHIPDSIKEENVDRILAEPSIQRILEILKKANILLHGVGSAEEMACRRDMSPGQVKELLSNGAVGEALGYYFNEKGEIVYITTSVGLHLEDLQQIDKVIVVAGDPAKARAIISVVSPKFHDLLITDELTAKEILKLKGGDV, encoded by the coding sequence ATGCAGTATTTGTTTAGAGTCCAGGAAAAAATAGTGCCCGAATTAATATCTGTTGCTGAAGACCGGTATACTATATTAAGAAATATATATTATAAGCAGCCTATTGGCAGACGGTCACTGGCAGAGAAGAGTCTAATGAGTGAAAGAGCTGTCAGGAAACAGCTTGAATTTCTCCAGCGCAAGGGTTTAATTAGTGTTTCCAGGGCTGGGGCAGTTATTACAGAGCGGGGCACAGATTTTCTGAAGGAACTGGATAAGTATATTAAGGAAGTAAAGGGTATTAAAATATTAGAGGAGAATTTAAAGGACTGTCTCGGATTGAAAGAAGTGCTTATTGTACCTGGTAATCTAGAGCATTCGACTATTAAACAGGAGATAGGCCGATTCACAGCACAGCTGGTTAAGAATATGCTTAAAGATGGTGATATACTGGTTGTGACAGGTGGGTCTACCTTGGCTCAGGTTGCCCGTTCAATGAGATTTAATGATAAATCCATGAATGTTAAGGTGGTTCCCGGCAGGGGCGGTCTGGGGGAAGAGGTTGAAATCCAGGCCAATACTATTGCCTCTACTATTGCCAAAAAAATTGGTGGTAGTTATAAGCTCCTGCATATACCTGATAGTATTAAAGAGGAAAATGTTGATAGGATCCTGGCTGAGCCGTCTATTCAACGTATTTTGGAGATTCTTAAAAAAGCCAATATTCTCTTACATGGTGTTGGGAGTGCAGAAGAGATGGCCTGTCGCCGTGATATGTCTCCCGGGCAGGTCAAGGAGTTATTATCGAATGGGGCTGTTGGTGAGGCCCTGGGGTATTATTTTAATGAAAAGGGAGAAATTGTTTATATAACTACGAGTGTTGGTCTTCATCTTGAAGATTTACAGCAGATAGATAAAGTTATTGTTGTTGCTGGTGATCCGGCTAAAGC
- a CDS encoding sugar ABC transporter ATP-binding protein has protein sequence MMKNILSVTNIKKSFGGVHALKGVDLQIKKGEIHCLAGENGSGKSTIIKIISGFYKADDGEIEIDEEYYPTITPAEAINAGVQVIYQDFSIFPNLSVVENLAFNQVLANKKKIVNRREFRKIAKEAIKKINFKVDLNARVETLPVADKQLIAISRALLDNAKLIIMDEPTTALTKKEINRLFEIILDLKKNGVTILFISHKLDEVFEISDSVTILRNGENVISCPVTELTEEKFTYFMTGRHFNNINKNEEKNIGEIVLEAKNLSAPGFNDVSFQLHSGEILGITGQLGSGRIELSSVLFGLLKSTTGKIILNNREVNISSVSDAINLGIAMVPEDRLTEGLFLPQSIMKNITVTRLDDLAGRFASLNHNEISRESSSWVEEIGVVTNDHELPVQTLSGGNQQKVVLARWLSNSPKVLILNGPTVGVDIGAKYDIHKLLRSLASEGMAIMVVSDDIKEVVNTCDRAIIMQKGRVTAELDGEDLNVQALAEAAI, from the coding sequence ATGATGAAAAATATTCTTTCAGTAACAAATATAAAAAAATCATTTGGTGGAGTGCATGCCTTAAAGGGTGTAGATCTTCAAATAAAAAAAGGTGAAATACATTGTCTTGCTGGTGAGAATGGAAGTGGAAAATCAACAATTATTAAGATTATTTCAGGGTTTTATAAAGCTGATGATGGTGAAATAGAAATTGATGAAGAGTATTATCCTACCATAACACCTGCAGAAGCCATTAATGCTGGAGTACAGGTAATATACCAGGATTTCTCTATTTTCCCAAATTTGAGTGTTGTAGAGAATTTGGCTTTTAATCAAGTTTTGGCTAATAAAAAGAAAATAGTAAATCGTAGAGAATTTAGGAAGATTGCTAAAGAAGCAATTAAAAAAATAAATTTCAAAGTTGATTTAAATGCCCGTGTTGAAACTCTTCCTGTAGCAGATAAGCAATTGATTGCTATTTCCAGGGCATTACTTGATAATGCAAAATTAATTATTATGGATGAGCCAACTACAGCCTTAACTAAAAAAGAAATAAACCGCTTGTTTGAAATCATATTAGACTTAAAAAAGAATGGGGTCACTATTCTTTTTATTTCTCATAAATTAGATGAAGTATTTGAGATTTCTGATAGTGTTACTATTCTGAGGAATGGAGAAAATGTTATTTCCTGTCCTGTTACCGAGTTAACAGAAGAAAAGTTTACTTATTTTATGACAGGTCGACATTTTAATAATATTAATAAAAATGAAGAAAAAAATATTGGAGAAATAGTTCTTGAAGCTAAAAATCTTTCAGCACCTGGTTTTAATGATGTTAGTTTTCAATTGCATTCCGGGGAAATTCTAGGTATAACGGGTCAATTAGGTTCAGGACGTATAGAACTATCCTCTGTACTTTTTGGATTGTTAAAGTCTACAACAGGTAAAATTATTTTAAATAATAGAGAGGTAAATATATCTTCTGTTTCTGATGCAATAAATCTTGGTATTGCAATGGTGCCAGAAGATCGATTAACTGAAGGTTTATTTTTGCCGCAGTCAATTATGAAAAATATTACTGTTACAAGACTAGATGATTTAGCTGGTAGATTTGCTAGTTTGAATCATAATGAAATAAGTAGAGAGTCTTCGAGCTGGGTTGAAGAAATTGGGGTAGTAACTAATGACCATGAACTCCCAGTCCAAACGTTATCTGGTGGGAATCAGCAAAAGGTTGTTTTAGCACGCTGGCTTTCTAATAGTCCAAAGGTATTAATTCTGAATGGTCCTACAGTAGGTGTAGATATTGGTGCGAAATATGATATCCATAAGTTATTGCGCAGTCTAGCTAGTGAAGGTATGGCGATTATGGTAGTATCAGATGATATAAAAGAAGTTGTTAATACATGTGACCGTGCAATTATAATGCAAAAAGGAAGAGTGACAGCCGAGTTAGATGGAGAGGACTTAAACGTACAAGCACTTGCGGAAGCAGCAATTTAA